The following are encoded in a window of Limibacter armeniacum genomic DNA:
- a CDS encoding glycoside hydrolase family 108 protein — translation MKRFERSRNGHLYTNMTTFEYIFNKTMSHEGYYANVAQDRGGETYRGIARKYWPNWEGWKIVDQEKRNNGGSLPHNYRIVDATLDKLVLSFFKTHYWEKPLFDKVRDKQLAGLLFDFYVNSSSSAIRVVQDTLNKHFGQMLKVDGVMGNNTLAAINAVNGYMLFNQLVEERKAFYQRIVAANPSQSVFLKGWLARAQSYAYESISGLLILTAGAAFYWFKYR, via the coding sequence ATGAAACGATTTGAACGATCAAGAAACGGACACCTCTATACCAATATGACAACCTTCGAATACATTTTCAACAAGACGATGAGCCACGAAGGCTATTACGCCAATGTTGCTCAGGACCGTGGTGGGGAAACCTACCGGGGCATTGCCCGAAAGTACTGGCCCAACTGGGAAGGCTGGAAGATTGTAGACCAGGAAAAGCGCAACAATGGAGGTAGCCTTCCACACAATTACCGCATTGTAGATGCCACGTTGGATAAGCTGGTGCTAAGCTTCTTCAAGACGCATTACTGGGAAAAACCACTATTCGACAAGGTAAGAGACAAACAGTTGGCAGGTTTGCTGTTTGACTTCTATGTCAACTCCAGCAGCTCAGCCATACGAGTGGTACAGGACACCCTGAATAAACACTTCGGGCAGATGCTGAAAGTAGATGGCGTAATGGGCAACAATACTCTTGCAGCCATCAATGCAGTGAATGGTTATATGCTATTCAATCAGCTGGTGGAAGAGCGCAAAGCCTTTTATCAACGCATAGTAGCAGCCAACCCCTCACAGTCCGTCTTCCTGAAAGGATGGCTGGCAAGAGCCCAAAGCTATGCTTACGAGTCGATCAGTGGCTTGCTAATCCTGACAGCAGGGGCAGCCTTCTATTGGTTCAAATACAGATAG
- a CDS encoding Fur family transcriptional regulator, translating to MTEPKTLLHQHQLRKTTFRIELLKLLGECSHALSIGEIKTRSKGKADKATIYRTLATFLECGLIHKVPEKDNVARYALYYPEDTEEGNVRQHAHFICQACDKTFCMREISVPAVCDTAGFQVNTCSLTLEGICMECS from the coding sequence ATGACCGAACCAAAGACTCTCCTTCATCAACATCAGCTCAGAAAAACAACTTTCAGAATTGAACTGCTGAAACTTCTAGGAGAATGTAGTCATGCGTTATCAATTGGTGAGATCAAAACCCGATCAAAAGGCAAGGCGGACAAGGCAACGATCTATCGAACGCTGGCTACCTTTCTGGAGTGTGGACTCATTCACAAGGTACCGGAAAAGGATAACGTAGCCCGGTATGCTTTGTACTATCCTGAAGATACCGAAGAAGGAAACGTCAGGCAGCATGCCCATTTTATCTGCCAGGCATGTGACAAGACTTTTTGTATGCGAGAAATATCAGTGCCTGCTGTCTGTGATACTGCTGGATTTCAAGTGAATACCTGCAGCCTGACGCTGGAAGGAATCTGTATGGAATGTTCTTAA
- a CDS encoding peroxidase family protein, giving the protein MKHGQVPNDFKKLINLKAQEHPNEVFLAMASIMGPADEPNVETPSGWTYFGQFVDHDITFDKGEGINARTPIFDLDSLYGNGPGSQEHSNLYEGDEGKETFIVGNERNPEGDLQRDENFKAMIPDPRNDENIIVASLQLLFQRFHNKLINKEDLSFQDAKKTVLKDYQFVVLNEFLPLIIGKERVESIISNGRKLFIASDLSEVFMPLEFAGACYRFGHSMVRDRYSFNDTFNNSFSNPRLFFDFPGGRPVDGGHQITDIWTLQGNGNTLMRFFDPTILRPLVDADNFAGKIDTKLPPVLFNLEVAPRENNILAHRNLISGQRFELPNGQQVATALIDLGIEVTRLSQEDILENEAPSAIANNTPLWYYILKEAEKQHSGKHLGDVGGTIVGETIIGLLQADPNSIMNDNSESPFNIPTDEEKLSIKDIIKYVS; this is encoded by the coding sequence ATGAAACACGGACAAGTACCTAATGACTTTAAGAAACTCATTAACCTAAAAGCACAAGAACATCCAAATGAAGTTTTTTTGGCAATGGCCAGTATTATGGGACCGGCGGATGAGCCCAATGTAGAAACACCATCTGGTTGGACATATTTCGGTCAATTTGTTGATCATGATATCACTTTTGACAAAGGAGAGGGTATCAATGCAAGGACACCAATATTTGATTTAGATAGTTTATATGGAAATGGTCCCGGCTCGCAGGAACATTCAAATCTTTATGAAGGTGATGAGGGTAAGGAAACATTTATTGTGGGTAACGAAAGAAACCCTGAAGGAGATCTTCAGCGAGATGAAAATTTCAAAGCCATGATTCCTGACCCAAGGAATGATGAGAATATTATCGTCGCTTCCTTACAACTACTCTTCCAACGGTTTCATAACAAACTCATTAACAAAGAAGATCTTAGTTTCCAAGATGCGAAAAAAACAGTTCTTAAGGATTATCAATTTGTAGTGTTAAACGAGTTTCTTCCTTTAATCATTGGCAAAGAACGTGTTGAATCCATAATCTCTAATGGAAGGAAATTATTCATAGCATCAGACCTTTCAGAGGTTTTTATGCCCCTAGAATTTGCTGGAGCGTGCTACCGTTTTGGACATAGTATGGTTCGAGATCGGTACAGTTTTAACGATACTTTCAACAATAGTTTCAGCAACCCTCGTTTGTTCTTCGATTTCCCTGGAGGACGACCAGTTGATGGTGGTCATCAGATTACCGATATTTGGACACTTCAAGGAAATGGCAATACCTTGATGAGGTTTTTTGACCCAACAATTTTAAGACCATTAGTTGATGCTGATAACTTTGCCGGTAAAATAGACACAAAGTTACCTCCGGTGCTCTTTAATCTGGAAGTTGCGCCCAGAGAAAACAACATTTTAGCCCATAGAAATCTTATATCTGGTCAGAGATTTGAACTCCCAAATGGACAGCAAGTAGCAACTGCTTTAATTGATCTTGGCATTGAGGTCACAAGACTTTCACAGGAAGATATTTTAGAGAATGAAGCACCGAGTGCAATCGCGAATAATACACCTCTTTGGTATTACATCCTAAAAGAAGCTGAAAAACAACATTCAGGTAAACATCTAGGTGATGTTGGAGGCACAATCGTAGGAGAAACAATTATTGGGCTACTACAAGCAGACCCAAACTCAATAATGAACGACAATTCAGAATCGCCATTTAATATCCCAACGGACGAGGAAAAACTGTCAATAAAGGATATCATAAAATATGTTTCGTGA
- a CDS encoding NAD(P)/FAD-dependent oxidoreductase, whose protein sequence is MSKIIILGAGPSGSSCAISLLKAGHEVTIIDRSHFPRNAPGETLHPGIEPLLKELGVSRILENGYFMRHEGIESLKESQSKFIAYNEDEAWKGFQLFRADFDHQLLNEAIGLGAQFIPKCTISKLSTNQGFVESIEVNNTVINVDFIIDATGKRAWLANELGVRFSWKGAQKIAYYGYVKEASFQPENPRIEWDENGWTWIARVKDDLTAWVRLDLDVHRKVDNDWIPTKLKDGKSTGGRKAVDVTWRIAEPCSFANCFLVGDAAFVLDPGASHGVLKAIMSGMMAAHLIEQSKTHSMAKIHEHYNSWMQNQFDHDVTKLRELYEKYEVKTNANNV, encoded by the coding sequence TTGAGTAAAATCATTATTCTAGGAGCCGGTCCTTCCGGCTCTTCTTGCGCCATATCGCTGCTGAAAGCTGGTCATGAGGTTACAATCATAGACCGCTCTCACTTCCCAAGAAATGCTCCTGGTGAAACCCTGCATCCTGGCATAGAACCTTTGTTAAAAGAACTAGGTGTTTCTCGTATTCTTGAAAACGGCTACTTTATGAGACATGAGGGAATCGAATCATTAAAAGAAAGCCAATCAAAGTTCATCGCATATAATGAAGATGAAGCCTGGAAAGGTTTTCAGCTTTTTAGAGCAGATTTCGACCATCAACTTCTGAATGAAGCAATTGGCCTGGGCGCTCAATTCATTCCAAAATGTACCATATCCAAGTTAAGTACGAATCAGGGATTTGTAGAATCTATTGAAGTAAACAATACCGTCATAAATGTTGATTTTATAATTGATGCCACAGGGAAAAGAGCTTGGCTGGCTAACGAGTTGGGGGTGAGATTTAGCTGGAAAGGTGCTCAAAAGATTGCATACTACGGTTATGTAAAAGAAGCTTCGTTTCAACCCGAAAATCCAAGAATCGAATGGGATGAAAATGGTTGGACATGGATTGCGCGGGTTAAGGATGATCTTACGGCTTGGGTAAGGTTAGATTTGGATGTGCACCGAAAAGTGGATAATGATTGGATTCCAACAAAACTCAAAGATGGTAAGTCAACGGGAGGAAGAAAAGCGGTGGATGTAACTTGGAGAATTGCCGAGCCATGCAGCTTTGCTAATTGCTTCTTAGTAGGCGACGCGGCATTTGTTTTAGATCCAGGAGCTTCTCACGGCGTGCTGAAAGCTATTATGAGTGGCATGATGGCTGCCCATTTGATTGAGCAATCGAAAACTCACTCCATGGCAAAGATTCATGAACACTACAATTCATGGATGCAAAACCAATTCGATCATGATGTTACGAAATTGAGGGAATTGTATGAAAAATATGAGGTTAAAACTAATGCCAACAATGTATAA
- a CDS encoding phosphoribosyl-AMP cyclohydrolase: MLSTSLIAIEEGNQCLLQFEKRGGLLPVAVQEHATGQILMLASVSKEAFEKTIRTGKATFWSTSRQALWTKGETSGEYLQMVDILVDCDQDALVYQVTMERNGACHTFSQSGKPRKSCFYRRYDIEEEQLDFIEK, translated from the coding sequence ATGCTATCAACGTCATTAATAGCCATTGAAGAAGGGAACCAATGCCTTCTTCAGTTTGAGAAACGAGGTGGCTTGCTGCCTGTCGCAGTGCAGGAACACGCTACCGGTCAGATCCTGATGCTGGCTTCCGTCAGCAAAGAGGCATTCGAAAAAACGATCCGAACCGGTAAAGCCACTTTTTGGTCAACTTCCCGGCAGGCGCTCTGGACCAAGGGTGAAACCTCCGGTGAATATTTACAGATGGTCGACATACTGGTGGACTGTGACCAGGATGCACTGGTCTATCAGGTCACCATGGAGAGGAACGGTGCGTGCCATACCTTCAGTCAGTCCGGGAAACCCCGCAAGAGCTGTTTTTACCGCCGGTACGATATCGAAGAAGAACAACTGGATTTTATAGAGAAATAA
- a CDS encoding MerC domain-containing protein yields the protein MIASLHKKSDHIGIMSSAVCLLHCVATPFLFAVKSCSMHGCQQSPVWWVWTDVFFLVLSFMAVVKSVQTSPLKWVSTGLLFSWLILAFLVIQEYTLEIELPFYLIYVPALTLITLHFYNLQQCRCKAQCCQVESVNH from the coding sequence ATGATCGCATCTCTTCATAAGAAATCAGACCATATCGGAATTATGAGTTCGGCAGTTTGTCTACTGCATTGTGTGGCAACCCCATTTCTTTTTGCCGTTAAGAGCTGTTCGATGCATGGCTGTCAGCAGAGTCCTGTTTGGTGGGTATGGACAGATGTTTTTTTTCTGGTTCTTTCATTTATGGCAGTTGTGAAAAGCGTTCAAACCTCTCCTCTTAAATGGGTCAGTACAGGCTTGCTTTTCTCTTGGCTAATTCTGGCATTCCTGGTTATTCAAGAGTATACCCTAGAGATAGAACTTCCTTTTTACCTGATCTATGTACCGGCTCTTACCCTGATTACGCTACATTTTTATAATCTTCAGCAATGCCGATGTAAAGCCCAATGCTGTCAAGTTGAAAGCGTAAATCACTAA
- the folE gene encoding GTP cyclohydrolase I FolE: MDKNKEAQLLFEEQGDQHLMSNIETPMLPQAFNISDEEKIATIQEYFAGIMETLGLDLKDDSLKGTPYRVAKMYVKEIFSGLNPDNMPSLSVFDNRYQYGKMLVEKNITFHSACEHHFLPIVGKAHVGYISSGKVIGLSKINRLVEYFGQRPQVQERMTLQVCRTLQEALQTESVIVVVEAEHLCISSRGIKDPTSSTVTLEYGGEFNDKALRESFLQLIQ; this comes from the coding sequence ATGGACAAGAACAAGGAAGCACAACTGCTCTTTGAGGAACAGGGTGATCAGCACCTGATGAGCAATATAGAAACGCCTATGTTGCCTCAGGCATTTAATATCAGTGATGAGGAAAAAATTGCCACGATACAGGAGTACTTTGCCGGTATCATGGAAACACTTGGGCTGGACCTGAAGGACGACAGCCTGAAAGGAACCCCCTATCGGGTAGCGAAGATGTATGTGAAGGAAATATTCAGCGGGCTGAACCCTGACAATATGCCTTCCCTATCGGTTTTTGACAACAGGTACCAGTACGGCAAGATGCTGGTCGAAAAGAATATCACCTTCCATTCGGCTTGTGAGCATCATTTCCTGCCGATTGTCGGCAAGGCACATGTCGGGTATATCTCTTCCGGAAAAGTGATCGGTCTCTCAAAAATCAACAGGCTGGTGGAATATTTCGGTCAGCGCCCGCAGGTGCAGGAACGTATGACGCTGCAGGTATGCCGCACCCTTCAGGAAGCACTGCAGACAGAGAGTGTGATAGTGGTCGTGGAAGCGGAGCATTTATGCATTTCAAGCAGGGGAATAAAAGACCCGACCAGCTCAACGGTGACGCTGGAATACGGGGGTGAGTTCAATGACAAAGCATTAAGGGAGAGCTTTCTTCAGCTGATTCAGTAA
- a CDS encoding TonB-dependent receptor, producing the protein MKFWRRLFSWIILFSISASLQAQKKECTYNMQGKILDAETKEPIPYVTVKVKDSNQYTLTDLEGNFVLKELCEQQQTLIISCFGYCDSICEQNHQHGKSPHIYLRQEVRELDGVVITASPVETTGTASLAQATLGRGVIDQDLTQSLAAAISEEAGVTFTSTGPNVALPVIHGLYGNRILVLNNGLKHGFQNWGTDHAPEISLAAANNVTVLKGAAGVRFGPEALGGALLVESAPLYLNEPFELEATTGFQSNGRGILTSLKTGKGGEKWSYQVGGSYTRIGDRHAPDYSLTNSGKEELSLQGGLRYRHKDWSAKLYYSFVDQNLALLCSSIADSGDAFANAINSDEPLYIFPFSYDINEPNQLTVHHLGKAEIDWHYAENGKLTFRTGLQLNKRQEFDVRRNANSPIIDLDLLTADYQLEWKHPDWARLDGLVGLQLFTQNNDNNPGTGTTPFVPNYNSTRYSGFIIERLRKEQNTFEVGLRLDYEHNNVRGRETNQDIFRDDYEFTNLTASLGYIRELSESSTFRTNFGTAWRTPNMAELYSFGQHGFKSSFGLLRYGVENGRLTTDEVTKLNESNIEAERGFKWINEWQTQQQDHSLTLTAYSHYIQNFIYDRPVTVTGSVRGPMPVFIFEQADALFLGTDFTWQQQWSPSLQGRYSLSYLWFRNIEDDEVLINQPPLTTAYKLEWTTPDFWEIRQSTLTVKPSYTFRQFQAPRTVSPDQIIDGSVTITPDSEIFDFRDAPDGYFLLDISWGFKVGDFAANIAVQNLLNTRYRNYLNEMRYFADEPGRNFLLTVRYLLQ; encoded by the coding sequence ATGAAATTTTGGAGACGTCTCTTCAGTTGGATCATACTTTTCAGCATTTCAGCTTCCCTTCAGGCACAGAAAAAGGAATGCACTTATAACATGCAGGGCAAAATACTAGATGCCGAAACGAAGGAACCCATTCCTTATGTGACGGTCAAGGTAAAGGATTCCAATCAATATACGCTGACTGATCTTGAGGGTAATTTCGTCCTGAAAGAACTCTGTGAGCAGCAACAGACCCTGATCATTTCATGTTTCGGGTATTGCGATTCAATTTGTGAACAGAATCATCAGCATGGCAAATCTCCGCATATCTACCTGAGGCAGGAAGTGCGAGAGCTGGATGGGGTCGTTATTACGGCTTCTCCTGTAGAGACCACCGGCACTGCCAGCCTTGCTCAGGCAACACTCGGACGCGGTGTAATCGATCAGGATCTGACGCAGTCACTGGCAGCCGCCATCTCGGAGGAGGCTGGTGTGACGTTTACTTCCACAGGCCCGAATGTGGCACTTCCTGTTATTCATGGGCTTTATGGCAACCGGATTCTCGTCCTGAACAACGGACTGAAACACGGTTTCCAAAACTGGGGCACCGACCATGCACCTGAGATTTCACTGGCCGCAGCTAACAACGTAACGGTTCTGAAAGGTGCTGCCGGTGTGCGTTTCGGTCCGGAAGCACTGGGAGGAGCGCTGCTGGTGGAATCGGCTCCCCTTTACCTGAACGAACCGTTCGAACTGGAGGCAACGACAGGCTTCCAGTCCAATGGCAGAGGAATACTGACCTCACTCAAAACCGGCAAAGGAGGCGAAAAATGGAGTTATCAAGTGGGCGGCAGCTACACCAGAATTGGGGACCGCCACGCGCCGGACTACTCTCTGACGAACTCCGGAAAGGAAGAGCTGTCATTGCAAGGAGGCTTGCGCTACCGCCACAAGGATTGGAGCGCCAAGCTTTATTACAGCTTTGTAGACCAAAATCTGGCGCTCCTGTGCTCATCGATTGCAGACAGCGGTGATGCTTTTGCCAATGCCATCAATTCAGATGAACCGCTTTACATATTTCCTTTCTCGTACGACATCAATGAACCCAATCAGCTGACTGTCCACCACCTGGGAAAAGCGGAAATAGACTGGCACTATGCCGAAAACGGGAAGCTGACATTCAGGACAGGCCTGCAGCTCAACAAGCGGCAGGAATTTGACGTGAGAAGAAACGCGAACAGCCCCATCATTGATTTAGATTTGCTGACTGCGGATTATCAGCTGGAATGGAAACACCCGGACTGGGCCCGTCTGGACGGACTGGTGGGCTTGCAACTTTTTACCCAGAACAATGACAACAATCCCGGTACAGGTACTACTCCTTTTGTGCCCAACTACAATTCGACCCGCTACAGTGGTTTTATCATTGAGCGCCTCAGAAAAGAGCAGAATACTTTTGAGGTGGGGCTGCGCCTGGATTATGAGCATAACAATGTAAGAGGACGTGAAACCAATCAGGATATATTCCGGGATGATTACGAATTCACCAACCTGACGGCTTCGCTGGGGTACATCCGTGAGCTGTCTGAAAGCTCGACCTTTCGCACCAATTTCGGAACCGCCTGGCGTACCCCCAATATGGCAGAGCTGTACAGCTTCGGTCAGCATGGCTTCAAGTCTTCTTTCGGACTGTTACGTTACGGAGTAGAAAACGGAAGACTCACCACTGATGAAGTGACAAAGCTGAATGAGAGCAACATAGAGGCTGAAAGGGGATTCAAGTGGATCAACGAATGGCAAACACAGCAACAGGATCATTCCCTTACCCTGACAGCCTATTCCCATTACATACAGAACTTTATTTATGACCGACCTGTTACCGTCACAGGCTCTGTCAGAGGTCCTATGCCTGTCTTTATCTTTGAACAGGCGGACGCTCTCTTCTTGGGAACGGACTTTACCTGGCAGCAGCAATGGAGCCCTTCGCTACAGGGGCGCTATTCCCTTAGCTACCTATGGTTCCGCAATATTGAGGACGATGAGGTACTGATCAATCAGCCTCCACTCACTACTGCCTACAAGTTGGAATGGACGACGCCCGATTTCTGGGAAATCAGGCAATCCACCCTAACGGTTAAACCCAGCTATACCTTCCGGCAGTTCCAGGCACCCCGCACCGTTTCTCCCGACCAGATCATTGACGGTTCGGTCACCATCACACCCGATTCCGAAATATTCGATTTCAGGGATGCACCGGACGGTTACTTTCTGCTCGATATCTCCTGGGGGTTCAAAGTGGGAGATTTCGCAGCCAATATTGCGGTACAGAACCTACTTAATACCCGCTACCGCAACTATCTGAATGAGATGCGGTACTTCGCTGACGAGCCTGGCAGAAACTTCCTGCTGACAGTCCGTTACCTTTTGCAGTAA
- a CDS encoding class I SAM-dependent methyltransferase, which translates to MTLEAISDKLIKGGTLTTAEKDWLRNYDPKRGSGQGLLYEYFTPTYLCDLMYRLAIHYGYNEQGTILEPAAGIGRFLEVIPEHLHSNVTAFEINPHLYHAAKVLYPEAKWHNQYFETAFLQPPRFTTTLKESATWLPDAPYDLVIGNPPYGKRQNRYSFYFKTETLNGQKVNVKGTFPQLETFFIYKSLKLLKEGGLLVFITASGFLRNGGIYDKSKEVIGEIAELVDAYRMPKVFGSTDVPTDVIILRKK; encoded by the coding sequence ATGACACTGGAAGCGATCTCAGACAAACTGATAAAGGGAGGGACACTCACCACAGCAGAAAAAGACTGGCTACGCAACTACGACCCCAAACGAGGCAGCGGACAAGGATTGCTCTACGAATACTTCACCCCAACCTATCTATGTGACTTGATGTACCGCCTGGCAATACATTATGGCTACAACGAGCAAGGAACAATTCTGGAACCAGCTGCAGGAATCGGTCGCTTCCTGGAGGTAATCCCCGAACACCTGCATTCTAATGTTACCGCTTTTGAGATTAACCCACACTTATACCATGCAGCCAAGGTGCTGTACCCGGAAGCAAAATGGCACAATCAATACTTTGAAACAGCCTTTCTACAGCCACCTCGTTTTACGACAACACTGAAAGAGTCAGCCACCTGGTTACCGGATGCTCCTTACGATTTGGTAATAGGTAACCCACCGTATGGAAAGCGACAGAACCGTTATAGCTTCTACTTCAAAACAGAAACTTTGAATGGACAGAAAGTGAATGTAAAAGGGACTTTTCCACAATTGGAGACCTTCTTTATCTACAAGAGTCTGAAGCTATTGAAAGAGGGAGGGCTATTGGTATTTATTACGGCGTCAGGGTTTCTGCGGAATGGAGGGATCTATGATAAGAGTAAAGAAGTGATTGGAGAAATAGCAGAATTGGTGGATGCTTATCGGATGCCGAAGGTGTTTGGGAGTACGGATGTGCCGACGGATGTGATTATTTTGAGAAAAAAATAA